ATTATTGATTGTTATGCCATTGGGCAGTGTACGCCTGGCATTATTGCTGTTAATACAGCAACCTTCATTGGCTACCGACAAAAAGGTCTTCTAGGAGGGATTATCGCTACCCTTGGGATGGTTTCCCCTTCTATAGTAATCATCACCATCATTGCTACGTTTTTTCAACAATTTCAGGATTATGCAATTGTTCAACATGCCTTGGGAGGGATTCGTGTTGTGGTTGTAGCTTTAATTATGCAGGCAGTAATCAAGATGTGGCAGCAGTCCGTAAAAAATTGGGTTGGTATAGGGTTGTTTACTATTTCTTTCATCCTTATTGTTTTGGTAAAGCTTTCTCCAATTTTCATCGTAATAATGGCAGCTGTAACAGGATATGTTACTAGAAATAAAAGAGAGGTGACCTCTCCATGATTTATATACATTTGTTCTTTGAGTTCTTTAAAATAGGCATGTTTTCTATAGGTGGAGGGCTGGCTACTTTACCCTTTCTTTATCAAATGGTAGATAAATATAGCTGGATTACCTCTGAAGATTTGCTGAATATGATTGCAGTAGCAGAGTCTACGCCAGGACCAATAGGTATTAATACCGCTACCTTTGTAGGCTATAAAGCTGGCAGCCTTCTGGGAGGGATCGTTGCAACTATGGGTATTATTACCCCTGCCATTGTTATTATCTCCCTTATTGTACATTACTTCATGAAATTCAATGAAAATCCTATTGTAAGAGCCGGCTTTAACGGCATTAGACCAGCAGTTGTGGGTCTCATTGGCGCTGCTGGATTTGAAGTGGCAAGGGTTACTTTATTTGATCCGCAGCACTATACAACTACCCATAACTTTTTATATCTATTGGATTATAAAGCCATCTTGTTATTTACAGTGATGTTATTTGCCATGAACAAATATAAAAAACATCCTATTCTCTATATCGTCGCTTCAGCCATCATTGGCATCGTATTTAAATACTAGGTAAATTGCCTTCTGCAATGATATGCCGTGATTTTTTTAAGGATTGACGGAGAAGTTTACTAGCTAGTAAACTTCTCCGCAATAGCCTCTGCCACCTTTATCCCATCAACCGCCGCTGAAATAATCCCTCCAGCGTATCCTGCCCCTTCTCCTGATGGATATAACCCTTGAATATTGCTCTGATAATCTTCATCCCGTTTGATACGAATAGGTGAAGAACTTCTGCTTTCTATAGCTGTCATAACAGCCTCCTCCATATTAAAGCCGTGAAGCTTTTTATCAAGGGCTGCGATAGCTTCCTTCATGGTATCCACTACAAAATCAGGTAAACATTGTCTTAAATCCGTCAGCACAACCCCTGGCATATAAGAAGGTTTTACCTTGCCTAACTGTTTTGAAGGTTGATCCTTTAAAAAGTCCTTTACCAACTGTGCTGGCGCATAGTAATTGCCTCCTCCTACTTCAAAGACTTTTTGTTCCCACTTTCTTTGAAAATACATGCCTGCTAAGGGATGTTCACTGTCAAAATCCTCTGGGCCCACCCCCACCAAGAGGGCGCTATTAGCATTTTCCTTATCTCTTGCGTATTCACTCATACCGTTGGTAACCACCCCACCCTCTTCAGAAGCAGCAGCCACCACCTGCCCTCCTGGACACATACAAAAAGTATAGGCAGACCGTTGATTATCACAATGATGGGCCATTTTGTAGTCCGCTGCTCCAAGTTTAGAATGACCTGCAAAAGACCCATATTGTGCAACATCAATGAGTTTTTGTGGATGTTCTACCCTCACTCCTATGGAAAAAGGTTTCTGATGGATTTCTACGTTGTTTTTATAGAGCATTTCAAAGGTATCTCTTGCACTATGTCCTATCGCCAGTACAACTATCTCTGCTTCAAGAGTGTCTTTATCGTTGACAACTACACCTTTGATCCTTCCATCTTCTATTAAAAAGTCTGTTACCTTCTTTTCAAACGCTACCTTGCCACCAAGGTTAATAATTTCTTTTCTTATGTTTTTTACAACAGTTCTTAAGATATCTGTTCCGATGTGGGGCTTGCTTATGTACATAATTTCCTCTGGTGCTCCTGCTTTTACTAATTCCTCCAATATCTTTCGACACCTTAAGTCTTTAATTTGAGTAGTTAGTTTGCCGTCTGAAAAGGTACCGGCTCCTCCTTCGCCAAATTGTACATTAGATGCTGTATCGAGTCTACCCTTTGTCCAAAAAGTATGAATATCTTCAGCCCTCTTGTCTACATCTTTTCCCTGTTCTAGTAAAATAGGAGCATACCCCATCTGCGCCAAAATTAATCCTGCAAACAATCCTGCCGGGCCCGTTCCAATAATCACAGGAGGGTGCTGTAGCTTTTCATTTCCTTTTTTAACATAGTTATAGTTCATGTTTGGTGCCACAGTAATTTTTTTATCCTTTATCCTCTTTAAAAGCTTGTTTTCATTCATTACCTCTACATCCACTGTATAGACAAAATCCACCCTGTCTTTTCTTCTGGCATCAATAGATCGTTTGTATATTTGATAGCTTATTAGCTCATCTTCCTTGATTTTTAATTTCCTTATAAGCGCAGTTTTTATACTACTTTCTTCTTCGTCGATAGACAGCTTTATGTCCGGTACTCTAATCATGTTGTTACTCCCTTCCTATTCCCTTGTATCTAAAGCCGCATGTTCTCCTGCTATATATCCTGAAGACCATGCCCATTGTAAATTAAAACCGCCACAGTCCCCATCAATATCCACAAGTTCTCCTGCGAAATAGAGTCCTGGCACCCTCTTAGATTGCATACTTTTTCCATCTATCTCTGTAACATCTATCCCACCAGCGGTTGTTTGCGCGTTTTTCCAGGATTGTGTATCTGTCACCCCTAGCTTCCATTGCTTAAACACCTTTACTATGCTTTTTATTTCATCTTGAGAAACTTTTCCACATTCTTTTTGCAGATCCTTCACTCCTGCCTCCCTTAGTACCACGGGAATGAGTCTTTTATTTAGTAGACCTATAAAACCAAAGTCTAATTTTTTTTCCGGTTGATAGGCTAAGCGAATTTGTAGTAATTCCATGGCCTCTTGCTTCTGAAGCTGCGGAAACATATCTAGTACTATATGAATTTTTTCTTTATTCTTTAAGGCCTCCGCCGCTGTACGACTTAGCTGCAAGATAGGAGGACCAGATATTCCGTAATCCGTAAATAAGATTTCTCCTGACTCTTTACGCAGCGTTTGCTCTCCCATGATGATAGATGCTTCCCCTATAAACTTCACACCCTTCACTGCCTTCAAAAAAGGTGCATTAAGCTTCAACTGGACAAGAGCTGGAAAAACATCTATCAAATGGTGTCCTAGTGCCTTTGCCAGCAGATATCCTTCTCCATCAGAGCCTAATTGAGGGCTGGCCTTTCCCCCTGTTGCAAGAATTACTCTGTCTCCATTTATTACACGGTTATCCTTCAATCCTACTTTAAATCCCTGATGTGTCCTTTGTACTGTCGTTACCTCTGCATTGCAGCATTCCTCTACCTTTAATTGTTGAAGCTCATACCTTAATACATCTAATACGCTGGAAGCCTGGTCTGACATAGGAAAAACCTTGCCTCCTTCCTCAACTTTCCAAGCGATTCCAAGGTATTCAAAAAAGTTCAACGTCTGTTCCACATCAAAGCTCTTTAAAATGCCTTGTGCAAACTTTACATTTTTTCCATGAAAAAAAGATAAGTCCATATTCATATTGGTAAGATTACACCTACCATTTCCTGTAGCTAAAATTTTCTTTCCTACACGATCTAGTCTTTCTAAGATGGTAACTTTAGCACCATTTCTAGCGGCAGCGATGGCAGCCGTCAAACCTGCTGCACCGCCGCCAATCACTAATACATGAACTTGTTTTATCATTTTATGTAACTCCCTCTATATTAAAGTGATGATGCCATCCTTATCCTATGTTCTTTCTTCACAAAAATATTTCATGCTGGTTTTTTTAAGCTCCTCACTACTGAAGAGTAGTCTATAATTTTCAACATTCACAGTCTTTGATAATTCCTCCGCCATCTCATAGCAGGCTTCTTTATTGGTACCATGGATCATTGTAAAGAGATTGTAAGGCCAGTTGCGATGGGTAGGTCTCTCATAACAATGGGTTACTTCTGAAAAAGTTGCCATCTTGGTTCCGACCTCTTTTGTTCTATGGGGCTCTACCTCCCATACTACCATAGCATTTGCAGTAAATCCAGCTTGTCTATGTCTTAATACTGCTCCTATTCTTCTTAAAATACCGCTATCCATATACTTCTGAATTCTCCTTAACAACTCAATTTCCTCTATTTCGAGAGCTTCAGCTATCGCCTTATAAGGTTCAGAAGAAAGGGGAATATCCTCCTGTAGCACGCTAATAATTTTCTTATCTAATTCTGTAAGCTCCATTACATCACCTCCTGTTTATAGGTTGAATTTTACATTTACCTTAAAAAAGTTCACAGCAGGAAGATTCATCATTCTTTCTGCTCCTACCTCCTGTTGAATTTCTTCTATTTTTTTCTCTACATGTTCTTTAGATGGTCCAATTAAGGTAAACCACATATTATAAGCATGATTTCGTATATAATTATGGGTCACCTCTGGAAGGGCATTGATGGTATCAGCAACTTTAGCTACCTGTTCCTCTGGAACCTGTAGGGCACATAACGTGCTATAATAGCCTAACTTTCTAGAATCAAAAACCCCTCCAATTCTTCTAATAAAACCTTCTTCCTTTAGTTGACTGATCCTTTTTATTACTTCTTCTTCTTTAATTCCCAGCTGCTCTCCTAAATCAGCATAAGGTCTATTGGTAATAGGAAAATCGCTTTGAAGCATCGTAAGTAACTTCTTATTCAACAGCTCCATAAACCTCCACTCCTTTCCTTCCATGATAGAGACACCATGGCTCCTCCGCCATATAATCTCCCCCATGATAAAAGGCAGCTCTAGCTCTACAGCCACCACAGCTTTTTTTATAGCGACAACTACCACAACCCCCGCTATAATCAAGGCTCCTCAGCTTATTAAAGACCTGGCTATTCTGCCATATTTCACTAAAGGGGGTTTCTCTTACATTTCCTATTTCCATGTCTAAATAAGCACAGGGCTGTACCCTTCCCTTTGGCCCTACAATACAGTAGGCTGTTCCAGCTAGGCATCCCCGTTGAAACCGAAGGTCCATCCCCATCTCCTTTGCAATTCGCATAAATTGTGGTGCACAGGTAGGCTTAAGCTCTATTGTAACCTTTTGTTGCTTTTTCATGATCCGCGTTAAAACAGCTTCATATTCCTCCGCCCTTAGGGACTCTTCTTCTATCGTTACAGCTCTGCCGGTAGGAACTAAAAAGAAAATATGATGGGCTATAGCCCCTAATTCTACTGCTAAATCTGTCAAATCCTCTAATTCTTCCTGATTCCAGTCCATTACTGTAGTATGCATCTGGAAGGGCAGATTTGCTGCCTTGCAATTTTTCATTGCCTCAACAGCTTCCTGCCATGCTCCCTTATAACACCGAAGTTCATCATGTTTTTTTGGATCAACACTATCAAGGCTAATTCCAACTCCCATGGTTCCTATTTTCTTAAGTTTTTTTGCTACGTCAGCTGTGATAAAACTACCATTTGTTCCAAAAACCGGCCTTAAACCTAAACTTTTAGCATAAGCTACCAACTCAAAAATATCCTCCCTCATAAAGGGCTCCCCACCGCTGAATATCATGATTTTAAATCCTGCCTTAGCAATCTCTTCTAAAAGAGCTTTTCCTTCCTCTGTATTTAGTTCCTCCTCTACCTTTGCTCCTGCATCTCTATAGCAATGTTTACAATACATATTACACTGATTGGTTGTATTCCAAGATATAATCATCCTTAATACCTCCTGTTATTTCTTCTTCCGTTAAATAGCAAGCAGGATCTGCCTCCCAAAAATCTCCAGTGACTGCCTCTGCCCTCGCCCTAAAATTACCATTGCACACATCTAACCACTTACACCTACTGCATCGTCCCTTTAACAACGGTTTTCTATCTTTAAGGCCTGCCAAAATTGGGTGGGCAGTATTACCCCATATTTCTCCAAAGGATTTCTCTCTTATATTTCCTAATGTATGCTTTTGGGTAAATTGATCAGGATGCACATTGCCTAAACTGTCTACATTTGCAAAGGCTATACCGGATCGATTACCTCCATTCATTTTCATAAGTCGATAAACTTCCTCAGCCCTTTCAGGGTTTTTCTCCCTGAGCTTCATGTATAAATAAATACCATCTGCATGATTATCTACTGTCAAAATTTCTTTATTTAGTCCCCTGCGGTGGAAATCCAAAGTTTTTTCCATAATTAAATCCAATGCCCTTCTAGATTCTTCATGAGAAAGATCTTCCTGCATCATTTGATTTCCTCGGCCACAATAAACCAAATGATAAAAACAGGCTCTATCAATTTTTAATTCTTCTATGAGTTTAAAAATATCCTGAAGTTCCCTATAATTATGACGGTTGATGGTAAAACGAAGTCCCACTCTTTGACCTACAGCAACACAGTTTTCTATCCCTCTAACAGCTGAATCAAAGGCACCTTTTTCTCCCCTGAAACGATCATTGGTTTCCCTTAAACCATCTAGGCTAATACCCACATATCCTACACCAATACTTTTTAACCTCTCAGCCACTTTTCTAGTAATCAAAGTACCGTTTGTTGAAATCGTTGATCGAATATTTCTCTTTACTGCATGTTCTGCTAATTCAAAAAAATCTTCTCTTATCAGGGGCTCTCCCCCTGAAAAAAGTAGTACAGGTACCTTGAACTTTCCTAAATCATCAATAAAATTCATTCCTTCCTCATGAGTCAACTCACCTTCATACTTTTTACAGTCTGAATCCATATAACAGTGTGCACATTTCAAATTACAACTCCTAGTCATGTTCCACGCAACAACTGGACCATGTCCTACATTTGTACCGTTAGTAGTAGCTCTTGCTCCATGCCTATACCTTAAAGAATCCCCAAAATTATCTGTTCCTATCAAGAACTTTGTAATACTAATCATGCTATTCATCCTTCCTATAAAACAGTTATGTATGTTTTATAATATACGTTTTATACTTATTATATTATCCCTATTTTGGTGGATCTACGCTATTATTTTATATTTTTCCAGTAAAATTTCATAAAAATGAAAAGATGCTACTATGTGTATATGCTAGTAACATCTTTTTCTTTATTATTTCTTCATTGGATTCGTATAAGAACAAGGGATTCCTACCATGCACTTCCCGCATACATCAGCAAGCCTTATATCCGTTAGTAGCTTATCGTTATATAGGCACATCTCATAACATCTATGCCTATCAAATCCATCTATTTTTAAGGCATCGTTAACACAATTTTTTACACATTTCCCACAAATCCCCTTTGCTTTATACAAACAAAATTCTTCTTCTTGTATTTCTGTAACCTCTATTTTTAAGTTGGTTACGACACTGCCAATTCTACCACAACAGCCTTTTTCAGTGATCAACATATGATTAATACCGAATTTTCCCAGACCTGCTATATAAGCAACATGCCTATGGGACCATTCACTAATTAACAGCTGCTGATCAAAATTATGGGTAGCAGGAAGAATCGTGGATTTGTAACCCAATGTTCCGATCATATCATAAAGATAGCTATTTAAATCGAAAATCAACTGATTCGTTTCTACATAGGCTCTTCCCCAAAGTTCTGAGCTTTCTCTTTCATTGCTATTGCTCTTAACAACTACTTCTTCGAAGGGGAGAAAATAGGCAATCACTGTCTCTGCATCCTGTAAAAAATCCGTAGGCAATGCGTGAGAAGGCGTTATAACCTCCTTAAGCTTATGAAACATAGGATTTTTTGCAGCCCCATAGGCTATTAGAGGTTCTTGCCATTTTATTGTTGTACCTTTTTTATCAGGGTATTCCTTAACAAAGTTTTTTATATACACTTCTATTTGATCTTTCATTGCTCTCCCTCCTAAAACCTTTTAGCCTTTTAAGCCCTTTCTTATGCTAATCTTTCCATGAGTTTAAAACAATAACCTATTGCTTCAATCTCTTGGCGGCTTAAGATGACGCCTTCCGCCGGTCTTACATTTAGTTTTAATACAATAGCTTTTTGCCCTACCTCTTGTTGAAATTGTATGCGGTTCATTTCAATTTTTGCCTCTAATATCTCCGACATCACTTCAGCTGTTGCTTCATGCCCTATTGCAGATATATGTCCATGCTCTCTAATTAATGCCTTTGCCTCATTCGTGGAAATATCGCTTATTTTATAAAGGCCGTTGGTGGTTGCCACTGTTCCATTAAATAGGGCGATGGGAAACTTTGTCGATTCTGCCATGTTGCTCTTTCTCATTTTTATCTTCCTTCCTTGATAACACTTTTAGCAAATTTTTTACCATAGGCCAATCATTCTCCTGAATCTCCATGTGCTGGTGTTTCGGAAAATACCATATCGATTTAATTGCAGCAAATCATCTCCCGGTTTTACTGAACCACGATTGATCGTAAAAGCCATTCCTATACCCAGCGTTTCTAAAATTTGAAGCGTATCACTGTTATAGTCTCCATAGGGATACGCAAAATAAGGGCTTCTCGTTAGCTGCAGATTGATCATCAAATCCTCCGTCACTTCCTCCATAGACTTGGTGATGAGATAACCCTTTTCTTCTTCTAATTGATGCAAATCATGTGTATGATTGTCATAGGTAAAAACATCAAGGGTATTGGTCATATCCCTCCAACTAATATATTGTAAAATTGTAGGATCAAACGCTTCTGATTCCTCTGTAATTTCATGGGTAATTGCAAAAATACTGGCTTTAAATCCATATTGCTTTAAGATAGGATAGGCGTATTCAATATTGCTTAAATAGCCATCGTCAAAGGTGATTGCTACTGTTTTTTTAGGTAAATCTAAATTCCCCAGCAAAAATGCTTCTAACTCCTCCAACGTGATGGTATGATACCCGTTTTTATAAAGGGTTTTCATTTGTTTTTCAAAATTTTCTACCGTTACTACCGTTTTATTGTCTTTAAAGGCTTCTTCGTTTTTAGGCAACAAATGGTGATACATTAGTACAGGAATCGACTTTGCCTTTTCTCCTTTATCTAAGTCAAAACTCCTTATTTCCTGCTTAAGACTTTTTTGCATATATAACTGTTGATAAAAGCCTGCCTCTCCAATCAAATCCTTTTTTTGCATTTGAGCAATGATGCTATCTAACCCTTCAACTTTTTTTATATCAGGAGCGTTTCTATCTATGATTGTGGTTTTATCGCCCTCCCTAAAAAACCGATGGTTCAAACGCTCCAACAATGTTAAAGGTTTAAAGATAAAACCCAATGTCAAACTAGCTAGAAGTACGATACTTAATAAAATAATAGCAATAGGTTTTCTCAAAAACTTTCCTCCCAATCCATTTGCTTCGAAAGCAACTAAATTTCTTTTTAATAATAATTAGACATATTTCTTATAAATCCTCCTGATCTTTACAAATTTATGCACCTGTAAATTCTGGTGAATTTTCATTAACATGCATATATCCTTATCATTGGATTTTAATATATGGCATATATTCTATATCTATAATCCTTAGTATAGGAGGTTCATAGCTATGGACTTCTATGGCTATAGGCTCAAATGTGTAACACCAAAAAGGACAAAAGCCAATTTTTCGCCTCTGTCCCTTTCTAATAACTACTTTTCTTTGCATTTAAAAATTTTACTGTTCTTCTGTTTACTATAAAAAAAGTCACTTCCTCCATTGGATAGTATTCCTTCACTTTTTCCTAGGATCAAAAATCCCTCTTTGTCTAAAGAGTAATATAAAACCTTTAAGATCTTTTTTTGTAGGTTATTCTGCAAATAGATTAGCACATTTCTACAAAGAATCAGCTGAAATTCATTCAATATGCCGCTTCCAACTAGACTATGCTGAAAAAACAAAATGCTTTTTTTCAATCGTTCATCTAGCTCCAAATAATCCTCCTTTCGTTTTATATAAGTAACAAAACTTTTCTTTGCCCCTGTTTTCCTATAATTTTCTATAGATCTTTCTAAGGTTTGTATGGGGTAAAGACCATTCTTAGCTTCTTCAATAACATAAGGATTGATATCTGTAGCATATATTTGCGTTTTATCCAATATTCCCAGCTCATCCAGCAAAATAGCAAGGGAATAGGGTTCCTGTCCGGTAGAGCAGCCTGCGCACCATATTTTGATATAACTCAATTCATTTAGTTGCGGCAATATTTCAGTCCTTATGGTTTCAAAAACCTCAGGATCTCTAAAAAACTCTGTCGTGTTAATAGAAAAAGCAATAAATAATTCTTCAAACAAATCTTCATTGTTTAACACAATTCCTTTAAACTGCTGGAAATTTCTTATATTCTCCTTTATCATGCATATTTTGATTCTTCTCATTATGCTCTCTATCTGGTATTGGGTAAAATCATAACCATAACACAAATGTATTTCCTTTAAAAAAATGTTTACTTCCTCCTCGACTAAAGATTCCATCTCTTCTAGCTTACCATCTATTGTCTTGTTACTATCTATAAACTTTCTGGCAATATAGTAACAACAAATTCCTAATTTATATAAGTAGGAATATAGATACGACTTCAAAACATAAATTTTGCAATAATGATTTCTTTGAAAATCATACAATTTTTTGACAATTTTTTTTGGAAGCATATTGGCGTCAAAAAAAGTGATATGTATTCTTTCCTGCCTTTCTTCAATATGTCCTAAAAATTTCATGATTTCTTCCTTTGTAGCTAACTCTCCTACAATCACCATTTGTTTGATTTCCTCTTCATCATAATAGATATTTATAGTCATGGAGGTTTCTCCTTTACTATTACTTATTAATCCAAGCCTTTACCAGTTGAATCAAGACCTCATAGTCAAC
The sequence above is drawn from the Clostridium formicaceticum genome and encodes:
- a CDS encoding (Fe-S)-binding protein codes for the protein MKDQIEVYIKNFVKEYPDKKGTTIKWQEPLIAYGAAKNPMFHKLKEVITPSHALPTDFLQDAETVIAYFLPFEEVVVKSNSNERESSELWGRAYVETNQLIFDLNSYLYDMIGTLGYKSTILPATHNFDQQLLISEWSHRHVAYIAGLGKFGINHMLITEKGCCGRIGSVVTNLKIEVTEIQEEEFCLYKAKGICGKCVKNCVNDALKIDGFDRHRCYEMCLYNDKLLTDIRLADVCGKCMVGIPCSYTNPMKK
- a CDS encoding chromate transporter translates to MIYIHLFFEFFKIGMFSIGGGLATLPFLYQMVDKYSWITSEDLLNMIAVAESTPGPIGINTATFVGYKAGSLLGGIVATMGIITPAIVIISLIVHYFMKFNENPIVRAGFNGIRPAVVGLIGAAGFEVARVTLFDPQHYTTTHNFLYLLDYKAILLFTVMLFAMNKYKKHPILYIVASAIIGIVFKY
- a CDS encoding AsnC family transcriptional regulator, translating into MELTELDKKIISVLQEDIPLSSEPYKAIAEALEIEEIELLRRIQKYMDSGILRRIGAVLRHRQAGFTANAMVVWEVEPHRTKEVGTKMATFSEVTHCYERPTHRNWPYNLFTMIHGTNKEACYEMAEELSKTVNVENYRLLFSSEELKKTSMKYFCEERT
- a CDS encoding NAD(P)/FAD-dependent oxidoreductase; the protein is MIKQVHVLVIGGGAAGLTAAIAAARNGAKVTILERLDRVGKKILATGNGRCNLTNMNMDLSFFHGKNVKFAQGILKSFDVEQTLNFFEYLGIAWKVEEGGKVFPMSDQASSVLDVLRYELQQLKVEECCNAEVTTVQRTHQGFKVGLKDNRVINGDRVILATGGKASPQLGSDGEGYLLAKALGHHLIDVFPALVQLKLNAPFLKAVKGVKFIGEASIIMGEQTLRKESGEILFTDYGISGPPILQLSRTAAEALKNKEKIHIVLDMFPQLQKQEAMELLQIRLAYQPEKKLDFGFIGLLNKRLIPVVLREAGVKDLQKECGKVSQDEIKSIVKVFKQWKLGVTDTQSWKNAQTTAGGIDVTEIDGKSMQSKRVPGLYFAGELVDIDGDCGGFNLQWAWSSGYIAGEHAALDTRE
- a CDS encoding YddF family protein, coding for MRKSNMAESTKFPIALFNGTVATTNGLYKISDISTNEAKALIREHGHISAIGHEATAEVMSEILEAKIEMNRIQFQQEVGQKAIVLKLNVRPAEGVILSRQEIEAIGYCFKLMERLA
- a CDS encoding AsnC family transcriptional regulator yields the protein MELLNKKLLTMLQSDFPITNRPYADLGEQLGIKEEEVIKRISQLKEEGFIRRIGGVFDSRKLGYYSTLCALQVPEEQVAKVADTINALPEVTHNYIRNHAYNMWFTLIGPSKEHVEKKIEEIQQEVGAERMMNLPAVNFFKVNVKFNL
- a CDS encoding chromate transporter, producing the protein MKEFWELYMIFFRMGAFTFGGGYAMLPIIQKEIVEKKNWATDEEIIDCYAIGQCTPGIIAVNTATFIGYRQKGLLGGIIATLGMVSPSIVIITIIATFFQQFQDYAIVQHALGGIRVVVVALIMQAVIKMWQQSVKNWVGIGLFTISFILIVLVKLSPIFIVIMAAVTGYVTRNKREVTSP
- the nirJ1 gene encoding putative heme d1 biosynthesis radical SAM protein NirJ1 — its product is MISITKFLIGTDNFGDSLRYRHGARATTNGTNVGHGPVVAWNMTRSCNLKCAHCYMDSDCKKYEGELTHEEGMNFIDDLGKFKVPVLLFSGGEPLIREDFFELAEHAVKRNIRSTISTNGTLITRKVAERLKSIGVGYVGISLDGLRETNDRFRGEKGAFDSAVRGIENCVAVGQRVGLRFTINRHNYRELQDIFKLIEELKIDRACFYHLVYCGRGNQMMQEDLSHEESRRALDLIMEKTLDFHRRGLNKEILTVDNHADGIYLYMKLREKNPERAEEVYRLMKMNGGNRSGIAFANVDSLGNVHPDQFTQKHTLGNIREKSFGEIWGNTAHPILAGLKDRKPLLKGRCSRCKWLDVCNGNFRARAEAVTGDFWEADPACYLTEEEITGGIKDDYILEYNQSV
- a CDS encoding polysaccharide deacetylase family protein, translating into MRKPIAIILLSIVLLASLTLGFIFKPLTLLERLNHRFFREGDKTTIIDRNAPDIKKVEGLDSIIAQMQKKDLIGEAGFYQQLYMQKSLKQEIRSFDLDKGEKAKSIPVLMYHHLLPKNEEAFKDNKTVVTVENFEKQMKTLYKNGYHTITLEELEAFLLGNLDLPKKTVAITFDDGYLSNIEYAYPILKQYGFKASIFAITHEITEESEAFDPTILQYISWRDMTNTLDVFTYDNHTHDLHQLEEEKGYLITKSMEEVTEDLMINLQLTRSPYFAYPYGDYNSDTLQILETLGIGMAFTINRGSVKPGDDLLQLNRYGIFRNTSTWRFRRMIGLW
- a CDS encoding NAD(P)/FAD-dependent oxidoreductase translates to MIRVPDIKLSIDEEESSIKTALIRKLKIKEDELISYQIYKRSIDARRKDRVDFVYTVDVEVMNENKLLKRIKDKKITVAPNMNYNYVKKGNEKLQHPPVIIGTGPAGLFAGLILAQMGYAPILLEQGKDVDKRAEDIHTFWTKGRLDTASNVQFGEGGAGTFSDGKLTTQIKDLRCRKILEELVKAGAPEEIMYISKPHIGTDILRTVVKNIRKEIINLGGKVAFEKKVTDFLIEDGRIKGVVVNDKDTLEAEIVVLAIGHSARDTFEMLYKNNVEIHQKPFSIGVRVEHPQKLIDVAQYGSFAGHSKLGAADYKMAHHCDNQRSAYTFCMCPGGQVVAAASEEGGVVTNGMSEYARDKENANSALLVGVGPEDFDSEHPLAGMYFQRKWEQKVFEVGGGNYYAPAQLVKDFLKDQPSKQLGKVKPSYMPGVVLTDLRQCLPDFVVDTMKEAIAALDKKLHGFNMEEAVMTAIESRSSSPIRIKRDEDYQSNIQGLYPSGEGAGYAGGIISAAVDGIKVAEAIAEKFTS
- the nirJ2 gene encoding putative heme d1 biosynthesis radical SAM protein NirJ2 — protein: MIISWNTTNQCNMYCKHCYRDAGAKVEEELNTEEGKALLEEIAKAGFKIMIFSGGEPFMREDIFELVAYAKSLGLRPVFGTNGSFITADVAKKLKKIGTMGVGISLDSVDPKKHDELRCYKGAWQEAVEAMKNCKAANLPFQMHTTVMDWNQEELEDLTDLAVELGAIAHHIFFLVPTGRAVTIEEESLRAEEYEAVLTRIMKKQQKVTIELKPTCAPQFMRIAKEMGMDLRFQRGCLAGTAYCIVGPKGRVQPCAYLDMEIGNVRETPFSEIWQNSQVFNKLRSLDYSGGCGSCRYKKSCGGCRARAAFYHGGDYMAEEPWCLYHGRKGVEVYGAVE
- a CDS encoding CheR family methyltransferase, producing the protein MTINIYYDEEEIKQMVIVGELATKEEIMKFLGHIEERQERIHITFFDANMLPKKIVKKLYDFQRNHYCKIYVLKSYLYSYLYKLGICCYYIARKFIDSNKTIDGKLEEMESLVEEEVNIFLKEIHLCYGYDFTQYQIESIMRRIKICMIKENIRNFQQFKGIVLNNEDLFEELFIAFSINTTEFFRDPEVFETIRTEILPQLNELSYIKIWCAGCSTGQEPYSLAILLDELGILDKTQIYATDINPYVIEEAKNGLYPIQTLERSIENYRKTGAKKSFVTYIKRKEDYLELDERLKKSILFFQHSLVGSGILNEFQLILCRNVLIYLQNNLQKKILKVLYYSLDKEGFLILGKSEGILSNGGSDFFYSKQKNSKIFKCKEK